One region of Acomys russatus chromosome 8, mAcoRus1.1, whole genome shotgun sequence genomic DNA includes:
- the Tbx1 gene encoding T-box transcription factor TBX1 isoform X2 has product MHFSTVTRDMEAFAASSLSGLGAPSPGADPFGPREPPPPRYDPCAAAPGAPGPLPPPPRAYPFAPAPGTASSSAAEPEGPGASRATAAKAPVKKNPKVASVSVQLEMKALWDEFNQLGTEMIVTKAGRRMFPTFQVKLFGMDPMADYMLLMDFVPVDDKRYRYAFHSSSWLVAGKADPATPGRVHYHPDSPAKGAQWMKQIVSFDKLKLTNNLLDDNGHIILNSMHRYQPRFHVVYVDPRKDSEKYAEENFKTFVFEETRFTAVTAYQNHRITQLKIASNPFAKGFRDCDPEDWPRNHRPGALPLVSAFARSRNPVASPTQPNGAEKDPAEARREFDRDSGPTALGDAAHPPQLLARVLSPALPGPGSLVPLPGASGGRHSPPHPDLRLEAPGASEPLHHHPYKYPAAAYDHYLGAKSRPAPYPLPGLRGHGYHPHAHPHAHPHHHHHHPAVNPAAAAAAAAAAAANVYSSAAAPPGAYDYCPR; this is encoded by the exons ATGCACTTCAGCACAGTCACCAGGGACATGGAAG CCTTCGCGGCCAGCAGCCTGAGCGGCCTGGGAGCCCCGTCGCCTGGCGCCGACCCGTTCGGCCCGCGGGAGCCGCCGCCACCCCGCTACGACCCGTGCGCCGCCGCCCCCGGCGCCCCAGgcccgctgccgccgccgccgcgcgccTACCCTTTCGCGCCCGCTCCCGGGACGGCCAGCAGCTCGGCGGCGGAGCCTGAGGGTCCCGGGGCTAGCCGCGCGACCGCGGCCAAGGCGCCGGTGAAGAAAAACCCGAAGGTGGCCAGCGTGAGCGTGCAGCTGGAGATGAAGGCACTGTGGGACGAGTTCAATCAGCTGGGCACCGAGATGATCGTCACCAAGGCGGGCAG aCGAATGTTCCCCACCTTCCAAGTGAAGCTCTTTGGAATGGACCCCATGGCTGACTACATGCTACTCATGGACTTTGTGCCCGTGGATGACAAGCGCTACCG GTATGCTTTCCATAGCTCCTCCTGGCTGGTGGCCGGCAAGGCAGACCCCGCCACACCTGGCCGAGTGCACTACCACCCTGACTCGCCGGCTAAGGGCGCACAATGGATGAAGCAAATCGTGTCTTTTGACAAGCTGAAGCTCACCAATAACCTGCTGGATGACAACGGCCAC ATTATTCTCAACTCCATGCACAGATACCAGCCCCGCTTCCATGTTGTCTACGTGGACCCTCGGAAAGACAGCGAGAAATATGCAGAGGAGAACTTCAAGACTTTCGTGTTTGAGGAGACACGCTTCACTGCAGTCACGGCCTACCAGAACCACCGG ATCACGCAGCTTAAGATCGCCAGCAATCCCTTCGCCAAAGGCTTCCGGGACTGCGACCCCGAGGACTG GCCCCGGAACCACCGCCCCGGAGCGCTGCCGCTTGTGAGTGCCTTTGCTCGCTCTCGGAACCCCGTGGCCTCCCCCACGCAGCCCAACGGCGCGGAGAAAG ACCCGGCCGAAGCCCGGCGAGAATTCGATCGTGACTCCGGACCCACAGCGCTCGGCGACGCCGCTCACCCGCCGCAGCTGCTGGCGCGCGTGCTGAGCCCCGCACTGCCTGGGCCTGGCAGCCTAGTCCCGCTACCCGGCGCGTCGGGAGGCCGGCATAGCCCCCCGCACCCCGACCTGCGCCTGGAGGCGCCAGGCGCGTCCGAGCCGCTACACCACCACCCCTACAAGTACCCGGCCGCCGCCTACGATCACTACCTCGGGGCCAAGAGTCGGCCGGCGCCCTACCCGCTGCCAGGCTTGCGGGGCCACGGCTACCACCCACACGCGCATCCGCACGCGCacccgcaccaccaccaccaccacccggcggtGAACCcggccgccgctgccgccgccgccgctgccgcagCAGCCAACGTATACTCGTCGGCGGCCGCGCCGCCTGGTGCCTACGACTACTGCCCCAGATAG
- the Tbx1 gene encoding T-box transcription factor TBX1 isoform X1 — protein sequence MDARSPLSARASAFSIASLVADEASEGTAHRGPRPSDRAKLRWLPGSPAGMHFSTVTRDMEAFAASSLSGLGAPSPGADPFGPREPPPPRYDPCAAAPGAPGPLPPPPRAYPFAPAPGTASSSAAEPEGPGASRATAAKAPVKKNPKVASVSVQLEMKALWDEFNQLGTEMIVTKAGRRMFPTFQVKLFGMDPMADYMLLMDFVPVDDKRYRYAFHSSSWLVAGKADPATPGRVHYHPDSPAKGAQWMKQIVSFDKLKLTNNLLDDNGHIILNSMHRYQPRFHVVYVDPRKDSEKYAEENFKTFVFEETRFTAVTAYQNHRITQLKIASNPFAKGFRDCDPEDWPRNHRPGALPLVSAFARSRNPVASPTQPNGAEKDPAEARREFDRDSGPTALGDAAHPPQLLARVLSPALPGPGSLVPLPGASGGRHSPPHPDLRLEAPGASEPLHHHPYKYPAAAYDHYLGAKSRPAPYPLPGLRGHGYHPHAHPHAHPHHHHHHPAVNPAAAAAAAAAAAANVYSSAAAPPGAYDYCPR from the exons ATGGACGCGCGGAGCCCGCTGTCTGCCCGGGCCAGCGCGTTCAGCATCGCCTCTCTTGTTGCAGACGAGGCCTCGGAGGGCACCGCCCACCGGGGCCCCAGGCCCTCGGACCGGGCGAAACTTCGCTGGCTACCAGGATCCCCAGCCGGGATGCACTTCAGCACAGTCACCAGGGACATGGAAG CCTTCGCGGCCAGCAGCCTGAGCGGCCTGGGAGCCCCGTCGCCTGGCGCCGACCCGTTCGGCCCGCGGGAGCCGCCGCCACCCCGCTACGACCCGTGCGCCGCCGCCCCCGGCGCCCCAGgcccgctgccgccgccgccgcgcgccTACCCTTTCGCGCCCGCTCCCGGGACGGCCAGCAGCTCGGCGGCGGAGCCTGAGGGTCCCGGGGCTAGCCGCGCGACCGCGGCCAAGGCGCCGGTGAAGAAAAACCCGAAGGTGGCCAGCGTGAGCGTGCAGCTGGAGATGAAGGCACTGTGGGACGAGTTCAATCAGCTGGGCACCGAGATGATCGTCACCAAGGCGGGCAG aCGAATGTTCCCCACCTTCCAAGTGAAGCTCTTTGGAATGGACCCCATGGCTGACTACATGCTACTCATGGACTTTGTGCCCGTGGATGACAAGCGCTACCG GTATGCTTTCCATAGCTCCTCCTGGCTGGTGGCCGGCAAGGCAGACCCCGCCACACCTGGCCGAGTGCACTACCACCCTGACTCGCCGGCTAAGGGCGCACAATGGATGAAGCAAATCGTGTCTTTTGACAAGCTGAAGCTCACCAATAACCTGCTGGATGACAACGGCCAC ATTATTCTCAACTCCATGCACAGATACCAGCCCCGCTTCCATGTTGTCTACGTGGACCCTCGGAAAGACAGCGAGAAATATGCAGAGGAGAACTTCAAGACTTTCGTGTTTGAGGAGACACGCTTCACTGCAGTCACGGCCTACCAGAACCACCGG ATCACGCAGCTTAAGATCGCCAGCAATCCCTTCGCCAAAGGCTTCCGGGACTGCGACCCCGAGGACTG GCCCCGGAACCACCGCCCCGGAGCGCTGCCGCTTGTGAGTGCCTTTGCTCGCTCTCGGAACCCCGTGGCCTCCCCCACGCAGCCCAACGGCGCGGAGAAAG ACCCGGCCGAAGCCCGGCGAGAATTCGATCGTGACTCCGGACCCACAGCGCTCGGCGACGCCGCTCACCCGCCGCAGCTGCTGGCGCGCGTGCTGAGCCCCGCACTGCCTGGGCCTGGCAGCCTAGTCCCGCTACCCGGCGCGTCGGGAGGCCGGCATAGCCCCCCGCACCCCGACCTGCGCCTGGAGGCGCCAGGCGCGTCCGAGCCGCTACACCACCACCCCTACAAGTACCCGGCCGCCGCCTACGATCACTACCTCGGGGCCAAGAGTCGGCCGGCGCCCTACCCGCTGCCAGGCTTGCGGGGCCACGGCTACCACCCACACGCGCATCCGCACGCGCacccgcaccaccaccaccaccacccggcggtGAACCcggccgccgctgccgccgccgccgctgccgcagCAGCCAACGTATACTCGTCGGCGGCCGCGCCGCCTGGTGCCTACGACTACTGCCCCAGATAG